TTACCACTTTGAAATGAACCATATCGCCTGGCACTACAGGTTTGCGGAACTTGCCTTTATCGATGGTCATGAAATAAACCAACGAAGGTGTGCTGTTGTCACCAGCAGCAACGCAGATAGCACCCGCTGTTTGTGCCATCGCTTCAATCAACAACACGCCAGGCATAACCGGTTGGTGTGGAAAATGGCCCTGAAAATGCGGTTCGTTGATTGTGACTGCTTTTATGCCAGTCGCTGAATTGTCGCCATCAATATCTATGATCTTATCAATCATCAAAAATGGATAACGGTGTGGCAGTAGCTCCATCACACGCATAATGTCGGCGCTATCCATTGTTGTTGTATCGCTTGCGGTATCCATAATGTATTGCCTTTTTCGTCTCTATCGCTAACTAATCGCGTTTGGCTTTGTCACCTTTTACCATCCGCTTGAGCAGTTGCTGCTCTTTAAACCATTCGCGCACCGGTCGTGCCGGAACACCGCCCCATCGAGCGCCTGCAGGAACATCGCCATGCACCACGCTGACTGCGGCAATTTGCGCGCCCATACCGACGGTAACATGTCCATTAACACCCGATTGTCCACCGATTGCAACGAAATCCTCTAAGGTCGTACTGCCCGAAATGCCGACTTGGGCCACCAATATGCAATGGCGACCAACCACGACATTATGACCAATTTGAACTTGGTTATCGATCTTTGTACCTTCACCAATGATGGTGTCGCGGTTCGCGCCACGGTCTATAGTGGTGTTTGCGCCCATCTCAACATGCGACTGAACGATC
Above is a genomic segment from Hyphomicrobiales bacterium containing:
- the fabZ gene encoding 3-hydroxyacyl-ACP dehydratase FabZ; this translates as MDTASDTTTMDSADIMRVMELLPHRYPFLMIDKIIDIDGDNSATGIKAVTINEPHFQGHFPHQPVMPGVLLIEAMAQTAGAICVAAGDNSTPSLVYFMTIDKGKFRKPVVPGDMVHFKVVKQRQRRNIWKFAARAEVEGELVAEAEISAMLVAGEE
- the lpxD gene encoding UDP-3-O-(3-hydroxymyristoyl)glucosamine N-acyltransferase, which translates into the protein FAQVAAQFYPAAMRPVSVIATGEISSHAFISPTAKLEDGVTVEPFAVIGAEVEIGANSIIGSGVKIGNKVKIGRDCAIASNAVIEHALVGDEVIIHPGVKIGQDGFGFSMSAMGHLKVPQIGRVIVQSHVEMGANTTIDRGANRDTIIGEGTKIDNQVQIGHNVVVGRHCILVAQVGISGSTTLEDFVAIGGQSGVNGHVTVGMGAQIAAVSVVHGDVPAGARWGGVPARPVREWFKEQQLLKRMVKGDKAKRD